Proteins from a single region of Trichoderma asperellum chromosome 3, complete sequence:
- a CDS encoding uncharacterized protein (EggNog:ENOG41~TransMembrane:1 (i54-80o)), with protein MAIDGESKVDTSRPPEPSAPSPDESTTTIDAEPAIPTEVEGDLSKEQQGIRKHLIALSIVLCQLVVALPFGSGLLISYTIPQELGSDPSLGIWIAASYP; from the exons ATGGCCATTGACGGAGAGTCGAAAGTCGATACTTCTCGACCACCCGAGCCGTCAGCTCCAAGCCCGGATGAAAGCACAACCACGATCGATGCCGAACCAGCAATTCCGACAGAAGTGGAAGGGGATTTGTCCAAAGAGCAACAAGGGATACGCAAGCACCTGATCGCGTTGAGCATTGTGCTCTGTCAGCTTGTTGTG GCTCTTCCTTTCGGTTCCGGCCTTTTGATCTCATATACGATTCCCCAAGAGTTGGGATCTGATCCAAGTCTGGGCATATGGATTGCTGCTTCATACCCGTAG
- a CDS encoding uncharacterized protein (EggNog:ENOG41~TransMembrane:12 (i14-32o38-60i72-95o101-124i136-155o167-187i208-227o239-263i270-288o300-320i332-353o373-391i)) has translation MGGRVGAVHGHKKVLVIGGAIYVLFNLISGFMRTVPTIIVMRALSGVGAGIIVPNAIALLTTSFPPGIGRLIWVGLFGAMAPVGAGGGSIFPGFFGQLLPWWWLFFFFAIAGAVVFMTAAILVPSEEVTMDPNGKVDYIGSYFGVGGLILFNCAWTEAAIKGWKVDYVYIILILSVLHICLFLLWEAKFAKEPILPLSVWSAPSFKPMLLSAFFTFMSTGILFYYVTRWHVDIRHFSNLLNAAAFATFTVMATLACGVSALCVRYMPAQLVMAIGTVSALVAGILLATMPVHQNYWPQEFPALFILGFSPDFIFTTAQIITSNSVKRNLQGVAGSLVGTIQLYGLGTGLGFAGTIEIYTNKHGADPIGGIRHALWFSVALAGAATLMCVLIRIPKDQREGWDEDEAGGHA, from the exons ATGGGTGGCCGCGTTGGAGCTGTCCACGGCCATAAGAAAGTTTTAGTCATCGGCGGTGCCATATACGTTCTGTTCAACCTCATCTCAGGGTTTATGCGAACCGTCCCGACTATAATCGTAATGCGAGCTCTTAGTGGCGTGGGAGCTGGCATCATCGTCCCGAATGCTATTGCTCTGCTTACGACATCGTTCCCACCGGGCATTGGTCGCCTAATTTGGGTCGGGTTGTTTGGAGCCATGGCTCCTGTcggtgctggtggtggctcCATATTTCctggcttctttggccagctgctgccttggtggtggctattcttcttttt TGCAATTGCTGGAGCGGTTGTTTTCATGACTGCTGCGATCCTTGTCCCCTCCGAAGAAGTTACAATGGATCCGAATGGAAAGGTTGACTATATTGGGTCGTATTTTGGCGTTGGCGGCCTCATTCTGTTCAACTGTGCCTGGAC AGAGGCCGCCATCAAGGGGTGGAAGGTCGATTATGTATACATAATCCTCATTCTGTCTGTGCTTCACATATGCCTCTTCCTACTATGGGAAGCAAAGTTTGCAAAGGAGCCTATTTTGCCTCTTTCAGTTTGGTCTGCGCCATCCTTCAAGCCCATGCTGCTCTCCGCCTTCTTCACCTTTATGAGCACGGGTATCCTCTTCTACTACGTAACACGATGGCACGTTGATATCCGCCACTTTTCCAATCTTCTCAACGCTGCAGCATTTGCGACTTTTACCGTCATGGCAACGCTCGCCTGTGGAGTAAGCGCCCTTTGCGTGCGATATATGCCTGCGCAGCTTGTGATGGCGATAGGGACGGTATCGGCCCTTGTTGCGGGTATTCTGCTGGCGACGATGCCCGTGCATCAGAATTACTGGCCACAGGAATTTCCAGCGCTGTTCATCTTGGGGTTCAGCCCCGATTTCATCTTTACGACCGCACAGATAATCACCAGCAACAGCGTCAAACGGAATCTTCAGGGTGTGGCTGGATCGTTGGTTGGTACGATTCAGCTCTACGGCTTGGGCACGGGCCTGGGATTTGCTGGCACTATTGAGATTTATACCAATAAGCACGGCGCCGATCCAATCGGCGGTATCAGACACGCTCTGTGGTTCTCAGTTGCTCTGGCCGGCGCAGCGACGCTGATGTGTGTCTTGATTCGGATTCCCAAGGACCAGCGCGAGGGCTGggacgaagatgaggcgGGAGGCCATGCCTAA
- a CDS encoding uncharacterized protein (EggNog:ENOG41~TransMembrane:9 (n8-19c24/25o34-54i66-85o143-162i174-195o207-226i238-255o287-309i316-337o357-381i)~SECRETED:SignalP(1-20)), protein MWWPFSIFFSSIFLFAIVLSIPVAFDVGGRDSGLAYSLSLSIFYIFYSAIRLATPETSRIRWSIVTLLRLAQWFVIPSLLIWALGKFGVDADAGNSSWVERTLGGVFQSKNTSWTEWMFGKEGLLETLMLGSWDNVLRYSGPVFQLLEGFCTLLVIQAAGQITRWLVNRGRSDTWVIVLLAFSGSIIASAVYFLWRVAQFPQISNVDATLIGVTMTTAVFLCAYGIGSGRGSPVESSLLFAYVVLCVYQIFTDYLPSDGTYSTEDQASSQPEIPPLPPIIMASYSTLLHILSTLPGALHSSLALLYAAFQTITPSVIISLAYRLFVFYCATRIIPSVRDLGARAMMHEPDFDDSEAASMFLSILSYFSPTILISVYTSLLLQHFSTSEGPDGWTLRGGDVGGSSWRWINVGLTMVLYGIELSLSTDDQDHWKVD, encoded by the exons ATGTGGTGGCCAttcagcatcttcttcagcagcatcttcctcttcgccatCGTCCTGTCCATCCCCGTCGCCTTCGATGTCGGCGGCCGAGACAGCGGGCTGGCCTACAGCCTGAGCCTGTCCATCTTCTACATCTTTTACTCGGCCATCCGGCTGGCCACGCCCGAGACGTCGCGCATCCGCTGGTCCATCGTGACGCTGCTGCGATTGGCGCAATGGTTCGTCATCCCGTCGCTACTTATTTGGGCGCTGGGCAAGTTTGGCGTCGACGCCGATGCGGGCAACTCCAGCTGGGTCGAGAGGACGCTCGGCGGCGTCTTCCAGTCCAAGAACACCAGCTGGACCGAGTGGATGTTTGGCAAGGAGGGCCTGCTGGAGACTCTCATGCTGGGCTCGTGGGACAATGTGCTGCGGTACTCGGGGCCCGTCTTCCAGCTGCTCGAGGGCTTCTGCACACTCCTTGTTATCCAGGCGGCGGGCCAGATTACTCGATGGCTGGTCAACAGAGGCAGGAGTGATACCTGGGTG ATTGTCTTGCTTGCATTTTCCGGCTCCATCATTGCTAGCGCCGTCTATTTCCTGTGGCGCGTTGCCCAGTTCCCTCAGATCAGCAATGTTGATGCCACTCTTATTGGCGTCACCATGACCACGGCTGTGTTCCTCTGCGCATACGGCATTGGCAGTGGCCGCGGCAGTCCCGTCGAATCGTCGCTTCTCTTTGCTTACGTCGTGCTCTGTGTCTATCAGATCTTTACCGACTACCTCCCGTCCGATGGCACCTATTCTACCGAGGACCAAGCATCATCACAGCCAGAAATCCCTCCGCTTCCACCCATCATCATGGCCTCGTACTCAACCCTACTTCATATACTCAGTACCCTGCCTGGCGCTCTGCATTCTTCGCTTGCCCTGTTGTACGCCGCTTTCCAGACAATCACGCCGTCTGTCATCATCTCTCTCGCATACcgtctctttgtcttctACTGCGCCACCCGCATCATCCCATCAGTACGAGATTTAGGCGCCCGAGCCATGATGCATGAGCCTGATTTTGACGATTCAGAAGCAGCGTCAATGTTTCTGAGCATCCTTAGTTACTTCTCGCCAACAATATTGATATCGGTCTACACCAGCTTGTTGTTGCAGCACTTTTCAACAAGCGAGGGGCCAGACGGCTGGACACTCAGGGGAGGGGACGTGGGCGGTAGCTCTTGGCGGTGGATCAATGTAGGATTGACCATGGTGCTGTACGGAATTGAGCTGTCTTTGAGCACAGATGATCAAGATCATTGGAAGGTGGATTGA
- a CDS encoding uncharacterized protein (EggNog:ENOG41) — protein sequence MTTEEKDKKYTTKGLPPPPDASLTTMPMAGLLVDVYGLEELPASPAPVTCLWLLHPRTRTRASMNDVAKRAIHSWNQKGQARGLVALAFDMPNHGTRMVSAKANLAWDEGEGNENHGIDMFGLVKGGMRTMSGLMDQVGSYLGREVDAHVCLGWSLGGHAVWQAWFGEERIDAGVAIVGCPDLTNMMASRAKLSKLDCGETGFLGSKYFPADSVATAGKFDPKSILFGTNAIPALPLSSAEQDRLRGILDSRIRGKKLLLCSGGADELVPYSKGEPFIRLLKDAAGGWYADGNVEVDDRVYEGVGHRFAADMVNDAVAFLMRVVAEGPRQRKRDVESRARM from the exons ATGACTaccgaagaaaaagacaagaaataCACCACAAAGGGCCTCCCGCCCCCTCCAGATGCCTCCTTGACGACGATGCCCATGGCCGGCCTCTTGGTTGATGTCTACGGCCTGGAAGAGCTTCCCGCATCACCAGCGCCGGTGACATGCCTGTGGTTGCTTCATCCTCGGACACGAACAAGGGCTTCTATGAATGATGTAGCCAAGCGGGCAATCCACTCCTGGAACCAGAAAGGACAGGCGAGAGGGCTCGTGGCGTTGGCCTTTGACATGCCCAACCATGGGACGAGGATGGTAAGCGCAAAGGCCAACTTGGCGTGGGATGAGGGCGAGGGCAATGAGAACCATGGCATCGACATGTTTGGCCTGGTGAAGGGCGGTATGAGGACCATGAGCGGACTGATGGACCAGGTAGGGAGCTATCTCGGGCGAGAAGTAGATGCTCATGTGTGTCTGGGATGGAGTCTGGGAGGACATGCGGTGTGGCAGGCGTGgtttggagaggagaggataGATGCTGGCGTGGCGATTGTAGGATGTCCAGATCTTACAA ACATGATGGCGAGTCGAGCTAAGCTGTCCAAGCTGGACTGTGGCGAGACCGGCTTCCTGGGGAGCAAATACTTCCCTGCTGATTCTGTCGCCACGGCGGGCAAGTTCGATCCCAAGAGTATTCTGTTCGGGACCAACGCCATTCCTGCTCTGCCGCTCTCGTCGGCTGAACAGGATCGTCTTCGCGGCATATTAGACAGCCGTATCCGAGGCAAGAAGTTGCTTTTGTGCTCGGGAGGCGCTGATGAGCTGGTGCCGTATTCCAAAGGGGAGCCGTTTATTCGGCTGCTAAAGGACGCGGCGGGTGGGTGGTATGCTGATGGGAATGTTGAGGTGGATGATAGGGTTTATGAGGGGGTTGGGCATAGATTTGCGGCGGATATGGTGAATGATGCGGTTGCGTTTTTGATGAGGGTGGTGGCGGAGGGGCCGAGACAAAGGAAGAGGGATGTTGAGAGTAGAGCGCGGATGTAG
- a CDS encoding uncharacterized protein (EggNog:ENOG41), with translation MRRTILNALEAFESCSLDEAPEEREIINLQSLSLDTGDYEVTTRLNRNGEDIADTQRASELVTAAACSGDLDGLKRVLDNSPDRNGLLQLKDQDGRSLLSLAASNGHHEVAEYLLEAGSDINVMDDKGRTPLMEAALWGYPRIVGMLLQAGSDKRLTDQRGMMAINLAEESERNDCERHKRSANYSENPFLKKKDRTLIRGLLKNRLPRRISAPLGPCTLQHAYFYRSYEAGTISLVTPLRGMHIYAPWKTAAILFRGDAFPPIAALSGHTGHLGIEFSSPEDGFKMLNQGHWAYESLRMAAEDIDVPFEPHANDGKDGPMGIYNACHAEAQLMCFFVKKNYLFRDYDKGEINVSDDFLQLFMLQQQQKKLRAEIFVSNVPCRSCINLKNRIFERLKIEFTFKTLPVRQSDS, from the coding sequence ATGAGAAGGACAATTTTAAATGCTCTTGAGGCATTTGAAAGCTGCTCATTAGACGAGGCTCCTGAAGAGCGCGAAATAATAAATCTGCAGTCGTTATCTCTAGACACTGGAGATTATGAGGTCACCACTAGACTCAACAGAAATGGAGAAGATATAGCGGATACTCAGCGTGCTTCAGAATTGGTAACAGCGGCGGCTTGTTCTGGAGATTTAGATGGCTTGAAACGAGTCCTAGACAATTCACCTGATAGAAATGggctcctccagctcaagGACCAGGATGGTCGCTCCTTGTTAAGTCTGGCGGCGTCAAATGGACACCATGAGGTTGCGGAATACCTTCTAGAAGCTGGATCTGATATCAACGTGATGGACGACAAAGGACGAACGCCTCTGATGGAAGCTGCTCTTTGGGGATATCCCAGAATTGTGGGCATGCTACTCCAGGCTGGCTCAGACAAACGTTTGACGGACCAGCGTGGAATGATGGCGATCAATTTGGCAGAAGAATCTGAGAGAAATGATTGTGAAAGACACAAACGAAGTGCAAACTACTCAGAAAATCCTTTCcttaagaagaaggacaggACATTGATTCGAGGATTATTGAAAAACCGACTACCGAGGCGCATCAGTGCACCACTCGGCCCTTGCACTCTCCAACACGCATACTTCTATAGATCTTATGAAGCCGGAACAATATCTCTCGTCACGCCTCTGAGGGGTATGCATATATATGCTCCGTGGAAAACCGCAGCCATTCTCTTCCGTGGCGACGCGTTTCCACCCATAGCCGCTTTAAGCGGCCACACAGGCCACCTAGGCATAGAGTTCAGCTCGCCAGAAGACGGTTTCAAGATGTTGAACCAAGGTCATTGGGCATATGAAAGCCTTCGAATGGCTGCCGAGGATATTGATGTTCCCTTTGAACCGCATGCCAACGACGGCAAGGATGGCCCAATGGGCATTTACAATGCGTGTCATGCGGAGGCTCAGCTAATGTGTTTTTTtgtaaagaaaaactacCTCTTCCGCGATTATGACAAGGGGGAAATCAATGTGAGTGATGACTTTCTGCAGCTGTTcatgttgcagcagcagcagaaaaagcTTCGTGCTGAAATTTTTGTGAGCAATGTCCCATGCCGGTCTTGCATAAACCTGAAGAATCGCATATTTGAACGGTTGAAGATCGAATTTACCTTTAAGACGCTACCAGTGAGGCAATCGGATTCATGA
- a CDS encoding uncharacterized protein (EggNog:ENOG41) — protein sequence MAVPTSLIVVCCHGIWNGGPSKGANEDEWLIADFQRGETSTFIEHIKLGVKLLSESYDDSVLAFSGGPTRKETTLSEAQSYSNLAAAQNLFGHSFVNKLESTPELIPKVISSRILVEDRALDSYHNVLFSLTLFYSRFHAWPLSLTIVSHDFKRPRFIDGHCAAIGFPLERTTFLGIDPPGMINGENEAAMKGVGQAVDEWTADPHGRGEKLAGKRAKRNPWGMWQGVFEEQVDGPRKGGLVTEGIGEMETLVDDAPRPW from the exons ATGGCAGTTCCCACCTCTCTCATTGTCGTATGCTGCCACGGCATTTGGAACGGCGGCCCTTCCAAAGGCGCCAATGAAGATGAGTGGCTCATTGCTGACTTTCAGCGCGGCGAGACAAGTACTTTTATCGAGCACATTAAGCTGGGGGTGAAACTTCTCAGCGAGAGCTACGATGACAGTGTGCTTGCTTTTTCAGG TGGCCCAACCCGCAAAGAAACGACTCTAAGCGAAGCCCAAAGCTACAGCAACCTCGCCGCAGCGCAAAACTTATTCGGCCACAGCTTCGTCAACAAGCTTGAATCAACACCAGAACTCATTCCCAAAGTCATTTCGTCTAGGATCCTTGTCGAAGACCGCGCATTGGACTCGTACCATAATgtcctcttcagcctcacTCTCTTCTACTCGCGCTTCCATGCCTGGCCCCTCTCTCTAACCATCGTCTCTCACGATTTCAAGAGGCCTCGTTTCATAGATGGCCACTGCGCTGCCATTGGATTTCCACTTGAACGGACGACGTTTTTGGGCATCGACCCACCTGGTATGATTAATGGCGAGAACGAAGCGGCGATGAAAGGCGTGGGACAGGCGGTGGATGAATGGACGGCCGATCCTCATGGGCGGGGAGAGAAGTTGGCTGggaagagggcgaagaggaaTCCTTGGGGAATGTGGCAAGGGGTTTTTGAAGAGCAGGTAGATGGCCCCAGGAAAGGAGGTCTGGTTACTGAGGGGATAGGCGAGATGGAGACGCTGGTCGACGATGCACCACGGCCATGGTAA
- a CDS encoding uncharacterized protein (EggNog:ENOG41): MPWQFPPLSLSYAATAFGTAALPKAPMKCSGPTRKETTLSEAQSYSNLAAAQNLFGHSFVNKLESTPELIPKVISSRILVEDRALDSYHNVLFSLTLFYSRFHAWPLSLTIVSHDFKRPRFIDGHCAAIGFPLERTTFLGIDPPGMINGENEAAMKGVGQAVDEWTADPHGRGEKLAGKRAKRNPWGMWQGVFEEQVDGPRKGGLVTEGIGEMETLVDDAPRPW, encoded by the exons ATGCCATGGCAGTTCCCACCTCTCTCATTGTCGTATGCTGCCACGGCATTTGGAACGGCGGCCCTTCCAAAGGCGCCAATGAAG TGCAGTGGCCCAACCCGCAAAGAAACGACTCTAAGCGAAGCCCAAAGCTACAGCAACCTCGCCGCAGCGCAAAACTTATTCGGCCACAGCTTCGTCAACAAGCTTGAATCAACACCAGAACTCATTCCCAAAGTCATTTCGTCTAGGATCCTTGTCGAAGACCGCGCATTGGACTCGTACCATAATgtcctcttcagcctcacTCTCTTCTACTCGCGCTTCCATGCCTGGCCCCTCTCTCTAACCATCGTCTCTCACGATTTCAAGAGGCCTCGTTTCATAGATGGCCACTGCGCTGCCATTGGATTTCCACTTGAACGGACGACGTTTTTGGGCATCGACCCACCTGGTATGATTAATGGCGAGAACGAAGCGGCGATGAAAGGCGTGGGACAGGCGGTGGATGAATGGACGGCCGATCCTCATGGGCGGGGAGAGAAGTTGGCTGggaagagggcgaagaggaaTCCTTGGGGAATGTGGCAAGGGGTTTTTGAAGAGCAGGTAGATGGCCCCAGGAAAGGAGGTCTGGTTACTGAGGGGATAGGCGAGATGGAGACGCTGGTCGACGATGCACCACGGCCATGGTAA
- a CDS encoding uncharacterized protein (BUSCO:EOG092D2FMD): MPSAKEVNRALARIRAVMPAEKKVASANRNIRLGLERIGHIVPKEQGWLGVHVGGTNGKGSVCNLISGLFRLSGISHGMYTSPAMPERHNGVTINGLYVNRRMYEMEVKHIEDKFKRIASGWRFAAGEDPGNLTPFELETAAAFRVFEKMHVNYGVVEVGMGGATDATNIMRQKSVTVITKIDLDHQEYLGNTIEEIAKVKAGIMRPGVPCIVDHTNPSSVMKVLRQHANSIGTQISPSWKGEPLLANLDTERFKLEDYEKQNLLCATLAFRHLFPNYEIDVNKLLAMEPFPSGRKEQVRVAGLTGGSREKPIIVDGAHNLLGAEALASYVQHQVRQGDEPISWVMGLSASKSKPFAQVISTLVQPQDNFAFVEYLPGPNEPPPAPAELGREIGKSIVNHESQLYDGDSRIASGVQWACEKAGEGPVIVTGSLYMIRNFYNLDGVEPKRKTKTRRPGAAQLWHYIQLSQKRPLTAEEAREFKQARRHWYLSPTRNTAFRAVRHGGQPKSSAVPERIRALQQQVEFHRKQAQGYRSAIESMEKDLAQEPTAAAANAESSDLQASLETLKRHHQEHLGAFNSAMFKLRGHTASPEKKYMSYEEVFGRPAKPKVQKFPFPDDEEASTTASRQHEDTTASSESRLESRSDQIASEEESKLEARSSRFGKRKSRHNDNEKEKAATEAHDLVDKLTKGRVGSEADEP, encoded by the coding sequence ATGCCATCCGCCAAAGAGGTTAATCGAGCGCTGGCTCGCATCCGAGCTGTCATGCCGGCCGAGAAAAAGGTAGCATCGGCCAATCGCAACATCCGCCTTGGCCTGGAGCGCATCGGCCATATCGTGCCTAAGGAGCAGGGCTGGCTGGGAGTCCATGTCGGCGGCACCAATGGCAAGGGTTCTGTCTGCAACTTGATCTCGGGACTCTTCAGACTGTCCGGCATCAGCCATGGCATGTACACATCGCCTGCCATGCCCGAGAGGCACAATGGCGTCACCATCAACGGCCTGTACGTCAACCGCCGCATGTATGAGATGGAGGTGAAGCACATCGAGGACAAGTTCAAGAGAATTGCGTCTGGCTGGAGGTTTGCCGCTGGCGAGGACCCCGGCAACCTGACGCCCTTTGAACTTGAAACTGCTGCAGCCTTTCGCGTCTTTGAAAAGATGCATGTCAACTACGGAGTGGTCGAAGTAGGCATGGGCGGCGCCACAGATGCCACCAATATCATGAGACAAAAGTCAGTCACCGTCATCACCAAAATCGATCTGGACCATCAGGAATATCTCGGCAACACCATTGAGGAAATCGCCAAAGTCAAGGCCGGCATCATGCGGCCCGGCGTGCCATGCATTGTTGATCACACCAATCCCAGCTCAGTCATGAAGGTTCTTCGCCAGCACGCAAATAGTATAGGTACTCAGATCAGCCCGTCATGGAAGGGAGAGCCTCTGTTGGCCAATCTTGATACTGAGCGGTTCAAGCTGGAAGACTACGAAAAACAGAATCTTCTCTGCGCTACGCTGGCCTTCCGACACCTGTTCCCAAATTATGAAATCGACGTCAACAAGCTACTGGCAATGGAACCGTTTCCCTCTGGGCGAAAGGAGCAAGTTAGAGTGGCTGGCCTTACCGGTGGAAGTCGCGAAAAGCCTATTATCGTGGATGGCGCTCACAACCTGCTTGGCGCCGAAGCACTGGCCTCCTATGTGCAGCACCAAGTTCGTCAGGGCGATGAGCCAATTTCGTGGGTCATGGGCTTATCAGCTAGCAAATCCAAGCCTTTTGCTCAGGTCATCTCTACCTTGGTACAGCCTCAAGATAACTTTGCCTTTGTTGAATATCTTCCTGGTCCTAATGAGCCGCCCCCTGCTCCCGCTGAGCTTGGTCGCGAGATTGGCAAGTCCATTGTCAACCATGAATCTCAGCTGTACGATGGCGATTCACGGATTGCTTCGGGCGTGCAATGGGCTTGCGAAAAAGCTGGAGAGGGCCCAGTTATAGTTACAGGAAGCTTATACATGATTAGAAATTTTTACAACCTCGATGGCGTTGAGCCAAAGAGAAAGACTAAGACGAGGAGGCCTGGAGCCGCACAGCTTTGGCACTATATCCAGCTATCACAAAAGAGGCCGCTGACCGCTGAGGAGGCTAGAGAGTTTAAACAAGCACGGAGGCACTGGTACCTGTCGCCCACACGAAATACTGCGTTTAGAGCAGTGAGACACGGCGGCCAGCCCAAATCTTCCGCTGTTCCCGAGAGAATACGcgccctgcagcagcaggtagAGTTTCATAGAaaacaagctcaaggctaTCGCAGTGCCATAGAGAGCATGGAGAAGGACTTGGCACAGGAGCCAACCGCCGCGGCTGCGAACGCTGAATCCTCGGATTTACAAGCCAGCCTGGAGACGCTCAAGCGACACCACCAGGAACATCTCGGCGCCTTCAACAGCGCCATGTTTAAACTCCGAGGCCATACTGCTTCACCTGAGAAGAAGTATATGAGCTACGAAGAGGTTTTTGGACGACCTGCGAAGCCCAAGGTTCAAAAGTTCCCCTTTcccgatgatgaagaggcgagCACGACGGCTAGTAGACAACACGAAGATaccactgcttcttctgaGAGCAGACTTGAATCCCGATCAGACCAAATAGCAAGCGAAGAGGAGAGCAAATTGGAGGCACGAAGTTCACGAtttggaaaaagaaagagtcgTCATAACGAcaatgagaaggagaaggctgcGACTGAGGCGCATGACCTTGTTGACAAGCTGACGAAGGGCCGTGTCGGCTCTGAAGCTGACGAGCCTTGA